A genome region from Natronosalvus rutilus includes the following:
- a CDS encoding universal stress protein translates to MAIIAAVDKSERAANVLHEANALAKAFDDVIHVVHVLTRSEFVNLEKTNVDDTGIALSMDEVREVAAEIADEVATSVLDSSYEAVGLMGDPAVRVVEYASEQEARYLVVAGRKRSPAGKAVFGSVAQSILLNADCPVVTTIQ, encoded by the coding sequence ATGGCAATCATAGCGGCTGTTGATAAGTCTGAGCGAGCAGCGAATGTTCTTCACGAGGCAAACGCCCTGGCGAAGGCATTCGACGACGTTATTCATGTTGTGCATGTGTTGACCCGCTCTGAGTTCGTCAATTTAGAAAAAACAAACGTAGATGATACCGGTATCGCGCTCAGTATGGATGAAGTCCGAGAAGTGGCGGCAGAGATCGCCGATGAGGTAGCCACCTCAGTGCTTGATTCCTCGTATGAGGCAGTCGGGTTAATGGGAGACCCAGCAGTCCGTGTTGTCGAGTACGCTAGTGAACAGGAAGCCCGATATCTTGTGGTTGCAGGGCGAAAACGTTCCCCAGCTGGAAAAGCCGTTTTTGGAAGTGTTGCTCAGTCTATCCTTCTCAATGCAGACTGTCCAGTTGTGACAACCATCCAATAA
- a CDS encoding Bug family tripartite tricarboxylate transporter substrate binding protein, which translates to MNRRTYLKSAGVFGTVAIAGCTSSDNGEYPSEEIVLVNPYPPGGGTDVYFSPFVDAMSDEFGVDVSQEYESGAEGAIAHREMHQSDSQYRFTNINIPLHTLVQIEQDEPGYDLRELTGIGGFAWDSVIIVTPADSDYDSIEPLLEAFQSGDLDTLGGVGAGNTFHMTAWQMQQQWDLDYDQYVGYDGGGSLISAVLRGEVDAGVVGVVPATQYVDEGEVNGVIVVGDEPHPSVPDVDISGDYDLGSVADTALFTRSLFGTPELDEDHQEVIAEGFQNVLESDEIQDWSSESGNPIIPEGPESAQEKLDQSFDIQEIYDEFQQETGE; encoded by the coding sequence GTGAACCGCCGGACGTATCTCAAATCGGCCGGTGTGTTCGGGACGGTTGCTATAGCGGGTTGCACATCGAGCGACAACGGTGAATATCCATCAGAAGAAATTGTACTGGTAAATCCATATCCGCCAGGTGGTGGGACTGACGTCTACTTCTCACCGTTTGTCGACGCGATGAGCGATGAGTTTGGGGTTGACGTTAGCCAGGAGTATGAATCCGGTGCCGAAGGGGCAATTGCGCATCGAGAAATGCATCAGTCCGATTCACAGTATCGATTTACGAATATTAACATCCCACTCCATACGCTCGTCCAAATCGAACAGGATGAGCCTGGCTATGATCTACGTGAGTTAACGGGGATTGGAGGCTTCGCATGGGACTCGGTCATCATCGTAACGCCAGCCGACTCCGACTACGATTCCATTGAGCCTCTCCTCGAGGCGTTCCAGTCGGGAGATCTCGACACCCTCGGCGGCGTCGGGGCGGGGAATACGTTCCACATGACCGCCTGGCAGATGCAACAGCAGTGGGATCTCGATTACGATCAATACGTGGGATATGACGGCGGTGGATCGCTCATCTCGGCCGTGCTTCGGGGGGAGGTTGACGCCGGCGTTGTGGGTGTTGTTCCTGCGACACAATACGTTGATGAAGGCGAAGTCAACGGAGTCATCGTCGTTGGTGATGAGCCACATCCCTCCGTGCCGGACGTCGATATCTCCGGGGACTACGACTTGGGTTCGGTCGCAGATACGGCTCTATTCACGCGGAGCCTATTCGGGACACCCGAGCTCGATGAGGACCATCAAGAGGTCATCGCTGAGGGATTCCAAAACGTCCTTGAGAGCGATGAGATTCAAGACTGGTCGTCGGAATCGGGGAACCCGATTATTCCCGAGGGACCAGAGTCGGCCCAAGAGAAACTCGATCAATCGTTCGATATCCAAGAGATCTACGACGAGTTCCAGCAGGAGACGGGCGAATAA
- a CDS encoding NAD-dependent epimerase/dehydratase family protein: MSILVTGGYGNLGSNITLRLAEAGYEVLAHGVNPDEPDYLAAQPAEVRDRITRETADLRERDELAALFERREITGVIHSAALLPYVSRELQANVEINATGTLALLELAATHGIDRFVYVSSGSVYPNRGPDGQPYHESEPTAPSIERPYSITKYIGELYCEYFRATERLETVSVRVSRLWGPPGAATGDWAYPMDRLVNAGLEGRAVVHEYGGDHPNDYTHHRDAADGIVRAYEAPTSRLKQSVYNISGGRHVTVSEIADICRSEFPEVEFEFGAGYWYELRQSIRPPFDISAARRDLGYNPASFERRLRDYIEYRRALPEKNK, translated from the coding sequence ATGAGCATCCTCGTTACCGGCGGATACGGTAATCTCGGATCGAACATCACGCTTCGGCTCGCCGAAGCGGGGTATGAGGTTCTCGCACACGGGGTCAATCCGGATGAGCCAGACTATCTCGCGGCCCAGCCAGCCGAGGTTAGAGATCGAATTACGCGCGAGACAGCCGATCTCCGGGAACGAGACGAGCTAGCAGCCCTCTTTGAGCGCCGAGAAATTACCGGTGTCATCCACTCAGCAGCACTATTGCCGTATGTGTCTCGAGAGTTGCAAGCAAACGTTGAAATAAACGCTACTGGAACGCTCGCGCTGCTCGAACTTGCAGCAACACACGGTATTGACCGATTTGTATACGTAAGCTCCGGCTCAGTCTATCCAAACCGTGGCCCGGACGGTCAACCATACCATGAGTCAGAGCCAACCGCTCCGTCAATCGAGCGTCCATACTCGATCACAAAGTACATCGGCGAGCTGTATTGTGAGTACTTTCGGGCAACTGAACGGCTGGAGACAGTGAGTGTGCGCGTCTCTCGTCTCTGGGGGCCACCAGGGGCAGCAACTGGTGATTGGGCGTATCCGATGGACCGTCTCGTCAACGCAGGGCTTGAGGGGCGCGCTGTCGTGCACGAGTATGGTGGGGACCATCCGAACGATTACACCCATCACCGGGATGCCGCCGATGGGATCGTCCGTGCATACGAGGCGCCTACGTCACGCTTGAAACAATCGGTCTACAATATCTCCGGTGGACGGCACGTGACGGTTTCGGAAATCGCTGACATCTGCCGGAGTGAGTTCCCTGAGGTGGAATTCGAGTTCGGAGCGGGATATTGGTATGAACTTCGCCAGAGCATCCGACCACCGTTCGATATTTCTGCAGCCCGACGCGATCTGGGCTATAACCCAGCCTCCTTCGAGCGGCGGCTTCGAGACTATATCGAGTATCGACGCGCCCTCCCGGAAAAGAATAAGTAG
- a CDS encoding lamin tail domain-containing protein, with amino-acid sequence MAASVTARGGSHRSPASQAKAAIDQPVSDTYDQPGLTTGLAASGDIVVYGFDDGNVLVYDAERDGEVLSLGVDRAVSHLLVREPQTAIVAWMDADRFSPLDLDAGAGPLIKHRGLWDIDATADGDLIASVSYPADAAGSVGVTDGQGSVLWSAPLKDAAGSAVALADEGEYVAVGAAHHWDDGTEPTGQPGIRLYDDTGTELWHHDHDEDVLSVGISTAHEVVTAGTDDGRTIVLDLEGNLLWESEEYSGWIALSGDGETILSSEPDGTLVALESTTGEERWSTDVDMWAGEDLSVSDDGHRSLVVDRGEGEFVLVEEGETIWTESHDVGPGRGALAGDGSAWSTIVTDLEAETSLVQMYRDPEAVRETEPTRGDDAASEGDGATDEDSSDGEDDPSDEDESTDEADDPTGRASSSLALVEYDILGNDPDEEYITLRNTGDESLEMTGWTLRDREDGGRVGVNLRRFDFPSGFTLEPGADVTIVSGQGEDTDETLYWGEKRQQVWNEDGDLVIVQNAAGEVVLEAPITANDNDENTGSASGDLTVVIDQTNAPVEGGEHLQVVATLTNEATAERTDTIELVVGGEVVDSQSVTVAGEATHPVELGYTTYPVDQDVSFEVTVRTSDDSASTTVSVTAASGATDDDDGGESEAGTGEPDQDDSDEPATEPDDENESGAEDPADPEDESGESGESDAPPEEPAPEPEAGTETPADESPGATGNDTGGGTDE; translated from the coding sequence ATGGCTGCCTCCGTTACGGCACGAGGTGGGAGTCACCGCTCACCCGCGTCTCAGGCTAAGGCCGCGATCGACCAGCCCGTCTCGGACACGTACGACCAACCCGGACTCACAACCGGCCTCGCCGCCTCGGGCGACATCGTCGTGTACGGCTTCGACGACGGGAATGTGCTGGTCTACGACGCCGAGCGCGACGGCGAGGTGCTCTCGCTCGGCGTCGATCGCGCCGTCAGCCATCTCCTCGTGCGTGAACCCCAGACGGCGATCGTCGCCTGGATGGACGCCGACCGGTTCAGCCCGCTGGATCTCGACGCCGGTGCCGGGCCACTCATCAAACATCGCGGCCTGTGGGACATCGACGCGACGGCCGATGGTGATCTCATAGCGTCCGTTTCATACCCGGCTGACGCTGCCGGCAGCGTCGGAGTCACGGACGGCCAAGGCTCGGTGCTGTGGTCGGCGCCCCTCAAGGATGCAGCCGGGTCTGCCGTCGCACTCGCCGACGAAGGCGAGTACGTCGCGGTCGGGGCGGCCCACCACTGGGACGACGGAACCGAACCCACCGGCCAACCGGGCATCCGACTGTACGACGACACCGGTACCGAGCTGTGGCACCACGACCACGATGAAGACGTCCTCTCGGTCGGAATTTCCACGGCACACGAGGTGGTGACGGCCGGGACGGACGATGGGCGGACGATCGTTCTCGACCTCGAAGGGAACCTCCTCTGGGAGAGCGAGGAGTATAGCGGGTGGATCGCGCTGTCGGGCGATGGGGAGACGATTCTTTCGTCGGAACCCGACGGGACGCTTGTTGCACTCGAGTCGACCACGGGTGAGGAACGCTGGAGCACCGACGTCGATATGTGGGCTGGGGAGGATCTCAGCGTTTCTGACGATGGTCACCGAAGCTTAGTCGTCGACCGCGGCGAGGGCGAGTTCGTCCTCGTCGAAGAGGGGGAGACGATTTGGACGGAATCACACGACGTCGGTCCCGGCCGTGGCGCACTCGCCGGCGATGGCAGCGCGTGGAGTACGATCGTGACCGATCTCGAAGCCGAGACGAGTCTCGTCCAAATGTATCGCGATCCCGAAGCGGTCAGGGAGACCGAACCCACTAGGGGTGACGACGCCGCGTCCGAGGGCGACGGCGCGACCGACGAGGACTCTTCGGATGGGGAGGACGATCCGTCCGACGAAGACGAGTCGACTGACGAAGCTGACGACCCCACGGGTCGTGCGTCTAGCTCGCTCGCGCTCGTCGAGTACGACATCCTTGGCAATGATCCCGACGAGGAATACATCACGCTACGAAACACTGGCGATGAGTCGCTCGAGATGACCGGCTGGACCCTCCGCGATCGGGAAGACGGCGGCCGTGTAGGTGTGAATCTACGGCGGTTTGACTTCCCAAGTGGGTTCACGCTCGAACCGGGTGCCGATGTGACCATTGTCAGTGGCCAAGGCGAGGATACAGACGAGACACTGTATTGGGGCGAAAAACGCCAGCAGGTTTGGAACGAAGACGGTGATCTCGTCATCGTACAGAACGCGGCTGGAGAGGTCGTCCTCGAGGCACCGATCACGGCTAACGACAACGATGAAAATACCGGATCCGCCAGTGGCGATCTCACGGTCGTGATCGATCAGACGAACGCGCCGGTCGAAGGTGGCGAGCACCTACAGGTGGTGGCCACGCTGACGAACGAGGCGACGGCCGAGCGGACGGATACGATCGAACTGGTGGTCGGGGGTGAAGTCGTCGACTCACAGTCGGTGACGGTGGCTGGGGAGGCAACACACCCCGTCGAACTCGGCTATACCACCTATCCCGTCGACCAGGACGTCTCGTTCGAGGTTACCGTACGAACGAGCGACGACAGCGCCTCGACGACGGTTTCGGTGACCGCTGCCAGTGGTGCGACTGACGATGATGACGGTGGCGAATCCGAGGCTGGGACTGGGGAACCCGACCAAGACGACTCTGACGAGCCAGCCACAGAGCCCGACGACGAAAACGAATCGGGAGCGGAAGATCCGGCCGACCCAGAAGATGAATCCGGAGAATCCGGTGAGTCGGACGCCCCTCCCGAGGAGCCTGCTCCAGAACCAGAAGCGGGTACAGAGACACCTGCGGACGAATCGCCAGGCGCTACTGGGAATGATACGGGTGGTGGCACCGATGAGTAA
- a CDS encoding IclR family transcriptional regulator has translation MTAETTPMQTLVNGFDILNEIQNSNGTRLTDLATNLDLPPSTVHRYLKTLEELEYVVREGDKYQLSLRFLDHGIHARNRQQAFPLFEEKTKEIARQTGERVQFLVLEYGQAVHICHEVGEQAVQTDSRIGKRVHLHSTAAGKCILAMLPVNERDRILSEICLPKQTENTITEKDALREELDLVADRRYGINDEERIVGLRSVGVPIVGKEDVLIGAMSISGPTNRMLDDRLRGELSQVLLAVADEIKLRLTYSS, from the coding sequence ATGACGGCTGAAACCACACCAATGCAGACACTCGTCAATGGGTTTGATATCCTAAACGAGATCCAAAACAGTAATGGGACACGGCTAACCGACCTCGCTACAAACCTCGACCTTCCACCGAGTACGGTGCACCGTTATCTAAAAACACTGGAGGAACTGGAGTATGTCGTCCGGGAGGGTGACAAATATCAGCTCAGTCTTCGCTTCCTCGATCATGGAATTCATGCTCGGAATCGACAACAGGCCTTTCCGCTATTTGAGGAGAAGACGAAAGAAATTGCACGACAAACCGGTGAACGTGTGCAGTTTTTAGTCCTTGAGTACGGGCAAGCGGTACATATCTGCCATGAAGTTGGAGAGCAAGCAGTACAGACGGACTCGCGGATTGGAAAACGCGTACATCTGCACTCAACTGCTGCCGGAAAGTGCATCCTTGCTATGCTCCCGGTCAACGAACGTGACCGGATTCTCTCGGAAATTTGCCTTCCAAAACAGACCGAAAACACAATCACCGAAAAAGACGCTCTTCGTGAGGAGTTGGACCTTGTCGCGGACCGTCGCTATGGAATCAACGATGAAGAACGGATCGTTGGCTTACGAAGCGTTGGAGTTCCAATAGTCGGAAAAGAAGACGTGTTGATTGGGGCAATGAGTATTTCCGGTCCGACTAATCGTATGCTTGACGATCGTCTTCGTGGTGAACTTTCACAGGTTCTATTGGCCGTGGCAGACGAAATAAAACTCCGGTTGACCTATTCTTCATAA
- a CDS encoding tripartite tricarboxylate transporter TctB family protein: MTDIRTWFDSETIFLILVAAFAIWIYLGGDDYSSAGAMYPQLTAGIVLGLLALLVVLRLLPADIQDSVTSSTEAIDYGEISETQSFSTRNVGIVALLFAVYVIGVYAIGFLLATVPYVYGSLVAFGYGTQKRRVAITALITLMVVAGYILLGIPWTFGEVFEFLG, from the coding sequence ATGACAGATATTCGCACCTGGTTTGACTCCGAGACGATCTTTTTGATCCTCGTTGCCGCGTTTGCCATTTGGATTTACCTTGGGGGCGATGACTACTCATCGGCGGGGGCGATGTATCCACAGCTCACGGCGGGGATAGTGTTGGGGCTTCTTGCCCTTCTCGTAGTGTTGCGACTGTTGCCAGCAGATATCCAGGACTCGGTTACCAGCTCAACTGAGGCGATCGACTACGGAGAGATCAGTGAGACTCAATCGTTCTCGACCCGGAACGTAGGTATTGTGGCTCTTCTCTTCGCCGTTTATGTGATCGGAGTCTACGCGATCGGCTTCTTATTGGCGACAGTGCCATACGTCTATGGCTCCTTGGTCGCATTTGGCTACGGAACGCAGAAACGGCGCGTAGCGATCACGGCGCTCATCACGTTGATGGTCGTTGCTGGGTACATCCTTCTTGGCATCCCGTGGACGTTTGGAGAAGTATTCGAGTTTTTGGGATAA
- a CDS encoding UxaA family hydrolase, whose product MNQADNVATATSTLTKGDVITLGDRTVEIIEEIPFGHKIALQPLSIGDDIVKYGLQIGSSVDNIDTGGHVHIHNVESNYGRGDR is encoded by the coding sequence ATGAACCAAGCAGATAACGTGGCAACGGCGACGTCCACGCTCACAAAAGGCGACGTGATCACGTTAGGCGATCGTACGGTAGAAATCATTGAGGAGATCCCCTTCGGGCATAAAATCGCGTTACAGCCGCTTTCGATCGGCGATGATATCGTGAAGTATGGCCTCCAGATAGGATCCTCCGTAGACAACATCGACACGGGTGGGCACGTCCATATCCACAATGTCGAGAGCAACTACGGTCGTGGCGACCGGTAG
- a CDS encoding tripartite tricarboxylate transporter permease, with amino-acid sequence MLLWLGVPLSLEVVIILFVGMAIALAFGAIPGLGPPITIALMIPFLDFFSTPVALLLLGSTYVTGIYGGSISATLLNIPGTGASACTTLDGYPMSKQGKAITALSVSITASIIGGVLAITIVILATPVLSEFVLLFGSPEYFMMAVLGIAVIAVATQGNVLKGLIAGFFGLLMMSIGVAETTGEVRYTFGSLYLYDGVQFIPALVGIFALTEMMRLAGTGKQISESAELLGSRLEGIKDVFRYKMTVVRSSLIGLFVGAVPGAGGTVANFVAYGVTASLRRKPPIAFGDGNPEGIVASESSNNAMVSGSLIPTLTFGIPGNSTTAVMIGALLYMGLQPGPTLFSQHLDSLYVLFAGILLGCVFLISMYWLAPYFGRVTILDHELLIPAILVVSLLGAYSIRFNFGDLVQLTFFGLLGYVMIRNNFSIIALLLGIILGPTAEVNLYRSLQIGGGSPMVFLERPLSLALVLITVLVLVVSFLDVRQGLEAISRRLGAALNGIR; translated from the coding sequence ATGTTGCTCTGGCTCGGTGTTCCTCTGTCACTGGAGGTCGTCATTATCCTTTTTGTGGGGATGGCTATTGCACTAGCGTTCGGTGCAATACCCGGTCTCGGACCGCCGATTACGATTGCATTGATGATCCCCTTTTTGGATTTCTTCTCGACACCCGTGGCATTGTTGTTACTGGGAAGTACCTACGTTACCGGAATTTATGGCGGTTCGATCTCAGCGACCCTCTTAAACATCCCCGGGACGGGTGCGTCAGCGTGTACGACCCTTGATGGTTATCCGATGTCGAAACAAGGAAAGGCGATCACTGCCCTTTCCGTCTCCATCACGGCATCGATTATTGGCGGTGTACTCGCAATTACGATTGTCATCTTGGCAACGCCGGTCCTGAGTGAATTTGTCTTGCTATTTGGATCGCCGGAGTACTTCATGATGGCTGTCCTCGGGATTGCGGTGATTGCAGTTGCAACTCAGGGAAATGTCTTGAAAGGCTTAATCGCTGGCTTTTTTGGTCTCTTGATGATGTCTATCGGTGTTGCTGAAACAACCGGTGAAGTCAGATACACCTTCGGGTCACTATATCTCTACGATGGAGTCCAATTTATCCCTGCATTGGTCGGAATCTTTGCGCTCACTGAGATGATGCGGCTTGCTGGCACGGGGAAACAGATCTCTGAGTCGGCAGAGTTACTCGGGAGTCGACTCGAGGGCATCAAGGATGTGTTCCGATACAAGATGACTGTGGTTCGCTCCTCACTAATCGGACTGTTCGTCGGAGCGGTCCCGGGAGCTGGGGGAACAGTGGCAAATTTTGTCGCGTACGGAGTTACGGCGTCGTTGCGCCGGAAACCACCAATCGCTTTCGGTGACGGCAACCCCGAAGGGATTGTTGCCTCTGAATCCTCGAACAACGCAATGGTCTCGGGCAGTCTCATTCCGACGCTCACGTTCGGCATCCCCGGTAATTCGACGACAGCAGTTATGATCGGCGCGCTGTTATATATGGGGCTCCAGCCGGGACCAACGCTGTTTTCCCAGCATCTGGACAGCCTCTATGTCCTATTTGCGGGGATCTTACTCGGGTGTGTATTTCTGATTTCGATGTACTGGCTCGCCCCCTACTTCGGTCGCGTGACAATACTAGATCACGAACTCCTCATCCCCGCTATTCTCGTCGTCTCACTCCTTGGGGCCTACAGCATCCGGTTTAACTTCGGCGACCTCGTCCAGCTTACGTTCTTCGGGCTGCTCGGATATGTGATGATACGAAATAACTTCTCGATTATTGCCTTATTGCTGGGAATTATTCTCGGGCCGACGGCTGAGGTGAACCTGTATCGGTCGCTCCAGATCGGAGGTGGGTCACCAATGGTTTTTCTCGAACGGCCTCTTTCACTCGCATTAGTCCTCATTACCGTTCTAGTACTTGTTGTATCGTTCCTTGACGTTCGTCAGGGGTTAGAAGCGATCAGCCGTCGACTTGGGGCCGCGCTGAACGGGATTCGATAG
- a CDS encoding YeiH family protein encodes MISIWTRYLPGILLLVGLALVARVVSLVVPANQLVGAIVLGALVGNVVGTPPRFDPGIQSYNHWLKIGIVLLGAQLIIGDLFATGPLVVLLVLGVLIVVLVVTELVGRNRGVNPRMRSLLGAGIGICGISAVVAVAEGIRARQEEIAYAVTTILVFDAVTLVLYPLVGTILNLEPVTFGIWAGLTMFSTGPVAAAGFAHSGDAGTWAVLTKLVRNSLLGVIVIWFSLRFSGRDLEKENYGLQVWQSLPKFVIGFFLLAALASAGVFSAPLLSWFDRASQWAFLIAFVGLGFDLRLTRMRAASLTPMLVTSVVFVTVSLLTLALLLVIL; translated from the coding sequence GTGATCAGCATCTGGACTCGATACCTCCCGGGCATACTCTTACTCGTCGGCCTAGCCCTCGTAGCACGAGTCGTAAGTCTCGTTGTTCCGGCCAATCAGTTAGTGGGGGCAATTGTGCTCGGAGCACTCGTGGGAAACGTGGTCGGGACCCCACCCCGGTTTGACCCTGGTATCCAATCATATAATCATTGGCTTAAGATCGGCATCGTGCTGCTTGGCGCTCAATTGATTATTGGCGACCTCTTTGCAACCGGACCACTGGTCGTGCTCCTCGTTCTCGGTGTCCTCATCGTTGTCCTCGTCGTTACCGAACTCGTCGGCCGAAATCGCGGTGTCAACCCACGGATGCGGTCGCTTCTCGGTGCAGGTATCGGAATCTGTGGCATCTCAGCCGTTGTTGCCGTCGCCGAGGGAATCCGAGCTCGACAAGAAGAGATTGCCTACGCCGTCACGACGATTCTCGTTTTTGACGCCGTTACCCTCGTTCTCTACCCGCTCGTGGGGACTATACTGAACCTTGAACCGGTCACGTTTGGCATCTGGGCGGGTCTGACTATGTTCTCAACAGGTCCTGTCGCCGCGGCAGGATTCGCCCATTCAGGCGATGCTGGTACGTGGGCAGTTCTCACGAAACTTGTTCGCAACAGTTTGCTCGGCGTAATTGTTATCTGGTTTTCACTTCGCTTTTCAGGGAGGGACCTGGAGAAGGAAAATTATGGCTTACAGGTTTGGCAATCATTACCGAAGTTTGTCATTGGCTTTTTTTTGCTCGCGGCCCTTGCGAGTGCCGGCGTGTTCTCCGCGCCACTGCTCTCGTGGTTCGATCGGGCGTCGCAGTGGGCGTTTCTCATCGCGTTTGTTGGCCTCGGTTTCGATCTGCGACTCACCAGGATGCGAGCGGCGAGTCTTACCCCCATGCTCGTTACGTCTGTCGTGTTCGTGACCGTCAGTCTCCTCACGCTAGCCCTCCTTCTCGTCATCCTCTAA
- a CDS encoding UxaA family hydrolase — protein sequence MATFEAYERPDGSIGIRNHVAVLSVVTYSNTLARNVAAEVEGVIPVYNQHGRALKGEDKRIQRETFASVGCNPNVGGAIVVGYTKQQIDPVLEAIAETGKPVAGVTILGQGTPSATCEAVRKATTIKQEVSSVPTTEADLGDLVVGAECGGSDTTSGIASNPATGRAVDAVIDAGGRGMFSESVEILGAERDLLERAVDQGVADEIEAIVDYVQDRTQEIGININESNPVKDNIEGGLTTIEEKSIGAIKKGGSKPIQSVLAYGETPREPGLHFMDTPAPAQESMTGMIAGGATVIIFSTGNGNPSGTPITPVIKVSGNPETVDAMADHIDLDVSEVITDGMELDEAGERVTETIEAVASGRPVAAEMLGHREFGIKRVGQHIV from the coding sequence ATGGCTACATTCGAAGCGTATGAGCGCCCAGATGGTAGTATCGGTATTCGCAACCATGTTGCCGTCCTCTCCGTTGTCACCTATTCGAATACCCTCGCTCGAAACGTTGCGGCGGAGGTCGAGGGAGTCATCCCCGTTTACAACCAGCACGGTCGAGCATTGAAAGGGGAGGATAAGCGCATCCAACGAGAGACGTTCGCTAGCGTCGGATGTAATCCAAACGTCGGTGGGGCCATCGTCGTCGGGTACACGAAACAACAGATCGATCCTGTTCTTGAGGCGATCGCTGAGACGGGAAAGCCGGTCGCCGGCGTTACAATTCTTGGACAGGGGACACCGAGTGCGACCTGTGAAGCCGTCCGCAAGGCCACTACCATCAAACAAGAGGTCTCGAGTGTTCCAACCACTGAGGCAGATCTGGGCGACCTCGTCGTTGGTGCAGAGTGTGGGGGCTCCGATACGACGTCCGGCATCGCCTCCAATCCCGCGACCGGTCGAGCCGTCGATGCGGTCATAGACGCGGGTGGTCGCGGGATGTTTTCAGAAAGCGTCGAAATTCTGGGGGCTGAACGCGATTTACTCGAGCGTGCGGTCGATCAAGGGGTTGCCGATGAGATCGAAGCGATCGTGGATTACGTTCAGGACCGGACCCAGGAAATCGGGATCAACATCAATGAATCCAACCCTGTCAAGGACAATATTGAGGGTGGGTTAACGACGATCGAGGAGAAGTCGATTGGTGCGATCAAGAAAGGCGGGTCGAAACCGATTCAGTCAGTGCTCGCTTACGGAGAAACCCCTCGTGAACCGGGACTTCATTTCATGGATACCCCTGCGCCGGCCCAGGAGTCAATGACGGGTATGATTGCTGGTGGGGCGACAGTTATCATCTTCTCGACTGGGAATGGAAACCCCTCCGGTACGCCCATTACCCCCGTGATCAAAGTGAGTGGGAATCCGGAGACCGTCGACGCGATGGCCGACCATATCGACCTTGATGTGAGCGAAGTCATCACCGATGGAATGGAACTTGATGAAGCAGGTGAACGCGTGACGGAGACGATTGAAGCAGTTGCTAGCGGCCGTCCGGTTGCAGCCGAAATGCTTGGTCATCGTGAGTTTGGCATAAAACGCGTCGGCCAACACATCGTCTGA